A genomic segment from Actinoplanes sichuanensis encodes:
- the mraY gene encoding phospho-N-acetylmuramoyl-pentapeptide-transferase, which yields MRAVIVAAAVAFLISLFGTPLAIRVFSALKAGQPIRTIGPQTHLGKRGTPTMGGVAFIIATVFAYAAGHLALTTLPDRQIAQEKPTMTALVLLGIFVFCGAVGFMDDFLKVRKKNSDGLSAKGKLLGQLLIGTVFGIAALYFPSTNGQTVASEKISFIRDVSWLDVGKVGSVMVFVFVIMAMSNGVNLTDGLDGLATGASILVLGAYSLIGFWQYRHWCGDNAYVGEAGSLTAQHCYQVRDPLEIAMIAAAAAAACVGFLWWNTNPARIFMGDTGALALGGLIGGLAVATRTTLLSVIIGGLFVIITMSVVIQIISFKTTGKRVFRMSPLQHHFELAGWSEVNIVVRFWIIAGICAAIGLGLFYSEHLAVMG from the coding sequence GTGAGGGCAGTCATCGTCGCGGCCGCGGTCGCCTTTCTCATCTCGCTCTTCGGTACGCCCCTCGCGATCCGGGTCTTCTCGGCGCTCAAGGCCGGCCAGCCGATCCGGACCATCGGACCGCAGACCCACCTGGGCAAGCGCGGCACCCCGACGATGGGCGGTGTGGCGTTCATCATCGCCACCGTCTTCGCCTACGCGGCCGGGCACCTGGCGCTGACCACTCTGCCGGACCGGCAGATCGCCCAGGAGAAGCCGACCATGACCGCCCTGGTCCTGCTCGGCATCTTCGTCTTCTGTGGCGCGGTCGGCTTCATGGACGACTTCCTGAAGGTGCGGAAGAAGAACTCGGACGGTCTCAGTGCCAAGGGCAAGCTGCTCGGCCAGCTGCTGATCGGCACCGTGTTCGGCATCGCCGCGCTCTACTTCCCGAGCACCAACGGCCAGACCGTGGCCAGCGAGAAGATCTCCTTCATCCGGGATGTCAGCTGGCTGGACGTCGGCAAGGTCGGCTCGGTCATGGTGTTCGTCTTCGTGATCATGGCGATGTCGAACGGCGTGAACCTCACCGACGGCCTGGACGGCCTCGCCACCGGCGCGTCGATCCTGGTCCTCGGCGCCTACTCGCTGATCGGCTTCTGGCAGTACCGGCACTGGTGTGGTGACAACGCCTACGTCGGTGAGGCCGGTTCGCTCACCGCGCAGCACTGTTATCAGGTCCGGGACCCACTCGAGATCGCGATGATCGCGGCCGCCGCGGCCGCCGCCTGTGTCGGCTTCCTGTGGTGGAACACCAACCCGGCCCGGATCTTCATGGGTGACACCGGCGCGTTGGCACTGGGCGGCCTGATCGGCGGTCTGGCCGTGGCCACCCGCACCACGCTGCTCTCGGTCATCATCGGTGGCCTGTTCGTGATCATCACGATGTCCGTGGTCATCCAGATCATCTCGTTCAAGACCACCGGTAAGCGGGTCTTCCGGATGTCCCCGCTCCAGCACCACTTCGAGCTGGCCGGCTGGAGCGAGGTCAACATCGTGGTCCGGTTCTGGATCATCGCGGGCATCTGTGCCGCCATCGGTCTCGGATTGTTCTACAGCGAGCACCTGGCGGTCATGGGTTAG
- a CDS encoding peptidoglycan D,D-transpeptidase FtsI family protein, whose product MSPRDDDETPRRGTSPRRGSSRDLPGEEPEENPRDNRRGRSSIGEARAYTPRGRTVAERGRLPRDSGRNADPFRPALQVLDGGESGQRSRTRGRTTEPPPPREEPKPQARTTREPAKPRERVRKREPERPRERDRRRPEPKPRRPVPAEPPKLANSTRRLRLGTVLAISLFVTIGVRLVVLQVATSPEEAASLLELRENRLSSVTLPAPRGSILDRNGNVLAHSVEARYVYADPENKGLQDDVAGTAAKLAPLLGVPQSELFEKLQRKQVLGQWTKFRYLDRGVDLSVADRIDALNLDGIYTHTDERRDVPGGDLASNLIGFTGEEGRGLEGLEARYDDLLHGTDGKRVFEVGTGKLNKPIPGGFQQDVEARPGNSLQLTIDQDLQFQVQRILDAAGKKKNARVGGAVVLDARTGEVLAQASYPFYNAAKPNAVDPIERIDMPSSVVTDPGSSHKAFIFGAALQEGLVQPDELITISPAIKKGDTTFKDTHPQDKGTRMTLPGLLAFSSNVGTILLADRLGPEKVYEYQQRFGLGKATGEGMPAEAEGDLLEVADWSGSSYGSVPIGHSVSATLIQMAAGYGAIANDGVYIQPHLIKGTISGEDGTETPAPAPSTHRVLDANVAQELRHMMEAVTTVEHATGLAAQVPGYRVAGKTGTGKLLVNGQYTSNNASSFVGMAPAENPRYVIAVSMDVSSGGGGDVAAPAFSDMMSYVLLQNHVPPSGSKAPEFKIKE is encoded by the coding sequence GTGTCGCCGCGAGACGACGACGAGACACCGCGCCGGGGTACCTCACCCCGGCGCGGTTCGTCGCGTGACCTACCCGGTGAGGAGCCGGAGGAGAACCCGCGCGACAACCGGCGCGGCCGATCCAGCATCGGGGAGGCCCGGGCCTACACCCCGCGCGGCCGGACCGTGGCCGAGCGCGGCCGGCTGCCCCGCGACAGCGGCCGCAACGCCGACCCGTTCCGGCCGGCGCTGCAGGTGCTCGACGGCGGCGAGAGCGGCCAGCGCTCCCGGACGCGTGGCCGGACCACCGAGCCGCCGCCCCCGCGCGAGGAGCCGAAGCCGCAGGCCAGGACGACACGGGAGCCGGCAAAGCCGCGGGAACGGGTCCGGAAGCGGGAACCGGAGCGACCCCGGGAACGGGACCGCCGTCGCCCCGAGCCGAAGCCCCGGCGGCCGGTCCCGGCGGAGCCGCCCAAGCTCGCCAACAGCACCCGGCGGTTGCGGCTCGGCACGGTTCTGGCGATCTCCCTCTTCGTCACGATCGGCGTACGGCTGGTGGTGCTCCAGGTCGCGACCTCCCCGGAGGAGGCCGCCAGCCTGCTCGAGCTGCGCGAGAACCGGCTGAGCAGCGTCACCCTGCCCGCCCCGCGCGGCAGCATCCTGGACCGCAACGGCAACGTCCTGGCGCACAGCGTCGAGGCCCGGTACGTCTACGCCGACCCGGAGAACAAGGGCCTGCAGGACGACGTCGCCGGTACCGCCGCGAAACTGGCGCCGCTGCTGGGCGTACCCCAGTCCGAGCTTTTCGAGAAGTTGCAGCGCAAGCAGGTGCTCGGGCAGTGGACGAAGTTCCGCTACCTGGACCGTGGTGTCGATCTGTCGGTGGCCGACCGGATCGACGCCCTGAACCTGGACGGTATCTACACGCACACCGACGAGCGGCGCGATGTGCCGGGCGGTGACCTCGCGTCGAACCTGATCGGGTTCACCGGTGAGGAGGGGCGCGGCCTGGAGGGCCTGGAGGCGCGATACGACGACCTGCTGCACGGCACCGACGGCAAGCGGGTCTTCGAGGTCGGCACGGGCAAGCTGAACAAGCCGATCCCGGGCGGGTTCCAGCAGGACGTCGAGGCGCGGCCGGGTAACTCGCTGCAGCTCACCATCGACCAGGACCTCCAGTTCCAGGTGCAGCGGATCCTGGACGCGGCGGGCAAGAAGAAGAACGCCCGGGTCGGCGGCGCGGTGGTGCTCGACGCCCGTACCGGTGAGGTGCTGGCCCAGGCCAGCTACCCGTTCTACAACGCGGCGAAGCCGAACGCGGTGGACCCGATCGAGCGGATCGACATGCCGAGCAGCGTCGTCACCGACCCGGGGTCGAGCCACAAGGCGTTCATCTTCGGCGCGGCCCTGCAGGAGGGTCTGGTCCAGCCGGACGAGCTGATCACGATCAGCCCCGCGATCAAGAAGGGTGACACCACCTTCAAGGACACCCACCCGCAGGACAAGGGCACCCGGATGACCCTGCCGGGGCTGCTCGCCTTCTCCTCGAACGTGGGAACCATCCTGCTCGCCGACCGGCTGGGCCCGGAGAAGGTCTACGAGTACCAGCAGAGGTTCGGCCTGGGCAAGGCGACCGGTGAGGGCATGCCGGCCGAGGCCGAGGGCGACCTGCTCGAGGTGGCCGACTGGAGCGGCTCGTCGTACGGCTCGGTGCCGATCGGGCACAGCGTCTCGGCCACGCTGATCCAGATGGCGGCCGGGTACGGCGCGATCGCCAACGACGGCGTCTACATCCAGCCGCATCTGATCAAGGGCACCATCTCCGGCGAGGACGGCACCGAGACCCCGGCGCCGGCTCCGTCGACGCACCGGGTGCTGGACGCGAACGTGGCCCAGGAGCTGCGCCACATGATGGAGGCGGTGACCACCGTCGAGCACGCGACGGGTCTGGCGGCCCAGGTGCCCGGTTACCGGGTGGCGGGCAAGACCGGCACCGGCAAGCTGCTCGTCAACGGGCAGTACACCAGCAACAACGCCAGCTCGTTCGTCGGTATGGCCCCGGCTGAGAACCCGCGTTACGTGATCGCGGTGTCGATGGACGTCAGCAGCGGCGGCGGCGGTGACGTGGCGGCCCCGGCGTTCAGCGACATGATGTCCTACGTCCTGCTCCAGAACCACGTGCCGCCGTCCGGCAGCAAGGCCCCCGAATTCAAGATCAAGGAATGA
- a CDS encoding UDP-N-acetylmuramoyl-L-alanyl-D-glutamate--2,6-diaminopimelate ligase — MSGIPRPETVEPCLLARLAELLPADLTGGDVPVTGITHSSREVRPGDLYAALPGANRHGAEFVADAARSGAVAVLTDPAGRAAAVAAGLPVLVTDDPRAVLGAASAAIYREPSRRLTMIGITGTAGKTSTAYLVEAGLRAAGKVTGLVGTVETRLGDLVVKSVRTTPEATDLQAILAAGVERGVEAVVMEVSSHALVMGRAGGIRFAAGGYTNFGQDHLDFHPTSEDYFEAKARLFDGRSAAEVLNFDDPALRPLFKPSTITYSAAGDRSATWWASDVRPSDFGQLFTAHGPDGRSVETGVTLPGLHNVSNALLALALLVAVGVDARVAGAGIAACRGVPGRLELVDAPGEILGVVDYAHKPNAIVAALTALRGLATGRGGRLICVIGAGGDRDQGKRPLMGAAAAEGADLVIITDDNPRTEDPAVVRSAVRSGAEEASTPAKIIEVAGRRSAIAEAVRLAYAGDVIAVLGKGNELGQEVNGEVLPFDDRIELATALEARA; from the coding sequence GTGTCCGGCATTCCACGTCCCGAGACCGTGGAGCCGTGCCTGCTGGCGCGGCTCGCGGAGCTGTTACCGGCCGATCTGACCGGCGGTGACGTCCCGGTCACCGGCATCACACACAGTAGTCGGGAGGTGCGCCCCGGTGATCTCTACGCGGCGCTGCCCGGCGCCAACCGGCACGGCGCGGAGTTCGTGGCGGACGCCGCGCGTTCCGGTGCGGTGGCCGTCCTGACCGACCCGGCCGGTCGCGCGGCGGCCGTTGCCGCGGGTCTCCCGGTGCTGGTCACCGACGACCCGCGGGCGGTGCTCGGCGCGGCCTCGGCGGCGATCTACCGGGAGCCGTCGCGGCGGCTCACCATGATCGGCATCACCGGTACGGCCGGCAAGACCTCCACGGCCTACCTGGTCGAGGCGGGTCTGCGGGCCGCCGGCAAGGTGACCGGGCTGGTCGGCACGGTGGAGACCCGGCTCGGTGACCTGGTGGTCAAGAGCGTGCGGACCACCCCGGAGGCCACCGACCTCCAGGCGATCCTCGCCGCCGGCGTCGAGCGCGGTGTCGAGGCGGTGGTCATGGAGGTCTCCAGCCACGCGCTGGTGATGGGCCGGGCCGGTGGCATCCGGTTCGCGGCCGGCGGCTACACCAACTTCGGCCAGGACCACCTCGACTTCCACCCGACCTCGGAGGACTACTTCGAGGCCAAGGCCCGGCTCTTCGACGGCCGCTCGGCGGCCGAGGTGCTCAACTTCGACGACCCGGCGCTGCGGCCGCTGTTCAAGCCGTCGACGATCACCTACTCGGCGGCCGGCGACCGATCCGCGACCTGGTGGGCCTCCGACGTACGCCCGTCCGACTTCGGTCAGCTCTTCACCGCACACGGCCCGGACGGCCGCTCCGTCGAGACCGGCGTGACGCTGCCCGGCCTGCACAACGTCTCGAACGCCCTGCTGGCGCTGGCCCTACTGGTCGCGGTGGGGGTGGACGCCCGGGTCGCGGGTGCCGGCATCGCCGCCTGCCGCGGCGTCCCGGGTCGCCTGGAGCTGGTCGACGCGCCCGGCGAGATCCTCGGCGTGGTCGATTACGCTCACAAACCCAACGCGATCGTCGCGGCGCTCACCGCGCTGCGCGGGCTGGCCACCGGGCGCGGCGGCCGGCTGATCTGCGTGATCGGCGCCGGCGGCGACCGAGACCAGGGCAAACGGCCGCTGATGGGCGCGGCCGCCGCGGAGGGCGCCGACTTGGTGATCATCACCGATGACAACCCGAGGACCGAAGACCCCGCTGTCGTACGGTCGGCCGTGCGCTCCGGTGCGGAGGAGGCGTCCACGCCCGCCAAGATCATCGAAGTGGCCGGCCGGCGCTCCGCCATCGCTGAGGCGGTGCGCCTGGCCTACGCCGGTGACGTGATCGCGGTGCTGGGCAAGGGCAACGAACTCGGCCAGGAGGTGAACGGCGAGGTGCTGCCGTTCGACGACCGTATCGAGCTGGCCACCGCTCTGGAGGCGCGCGCATGA
- a CDS encoding MurT ligase domain-containing protein produces the protein MPLIAKVATSVSKTAAALSRAAGRGDGSVIGGWIGLKIDPDLLTHLAAGRAVALVSGTNGKTTTTRLTAAAVGVLGRVATNSFGANMPTGHTSALAKEGHTPFAVLEVDEHYLAQVIDQTRPKVVALLNLSRDQLDRAKEVAMMAELWKKALADHPEIRVVANSDDPMVVWAASGSQQITWFSAGQRWLDDSFVCPQSGHPIERQQGDWWCTGCPLRRPRPQWVVEDEGVIDPRGDWHLVKLQLPGRVNIGNAATALAVAAEFGVRPIEALPRLSRVASIAGRYAQVDRDGRNIRLLLAKNPASWLEAFDMADQAPTLLSINARDPDGLDTSWLYDVDFSPLRDRPVLITGDRAYDLAVRLQVNQVQFKHVQTFDEALRSVPPGRLEVIANYTAFQDIRAELDRVN, from the coding sequence ATGCCTCTCATCGCCAAGGTCGCGACCTCCGTGTCGAAGACCGCGGCGGCGCTCTCCAGGGCCGCGGGCCGCGGCGACGGTTCGGTGATCGGCGGCTGGATCGGCCTCAAGATCGACCCCGACCTCCTGACCCACCTCGCGGCCGGCCGCGCCGTCGCGCTGGTCTCCGGGACCAACGGCAAGACCACCACGACCCGCCTCACCGCGGCCGCCGTCGGTGTCCTGGGCCGGGTCGCCACCAACTCGTTCGGCGCCAACATGCCGACCGGTCACACCTCCGCGCTGGCCAAGGAGGGGCACACCCCGTTCGCGGTCCTCGAGGTCGACGAGCACTACCTGGCCCAGGTCATCGACCAGACCCGGCCCAAGGTGGTGGCGCTGCTCAACCTCTCCCGCGACCAGCTCGACCGGGCGAAGGAGGTGGCGATGATGGCCGAGTTGTGGAAGAAGGCACTCGCCGACCACCCCGAGATCCGCGTGGTCGCCAACTCCGACGACCCGATGGTGGTCTGGGCGGCCTCCGGCAGCCAGCAGATCACCTGGTTCAGCGCCGGCCAGCGCTGGCTCGACGACTCGTTCGTCTGCCCGCAGAGCGGCCACCCGATCGAGCGTCAGCAGGGCGACTGGTGGTGCACCGGCTGCCCGCTGCGCCGCCCGCGCCCGCAGTGGGTCGTCGAGGACGAGGGCGTGATCGACCCACGCGGTGACTGGCACCTGGTCAAGCTGCAGCTCCCCGGCCGGGTCAACATCGGCAACGCGGCCACCGCGCTGGCCGTGGCGGCCGAGTTCGGGGTCCGGCCGATCGAGGCCCTGCCCCGGCTGTCCCGGGTCGCGTCGATCGCCGGCCGCTACGCCCAGGTCGACCGGGACGGCCGCAACATCCGGCTGCTGCTCGCGAAGAACCCGGCGAGCTGGCTGGAGGCCTTCGACATGGCCGACCAGGCGCCGACCCTGCTCTCGATCAACGCGCGCGACCCCGACGGGCTCGACACGTCCTGGCTCTACGACGTCGACTTCTCGCCCCTGCGGGACCGTCCGGTGCTGATCACCGGTGACCGGGCGTATGACCTGGCCGTCCGCCTCCAGGTGAACCAGGTGCAGTTCAAGCACGTACAGACTTTCGACGAGGCGCTGCGGTCGGTGCCGCCCGGCCGCCTCGAAGTGATCGCCAACTACACGGCGTTCCAGGACATCCGAGCGGAGTTGGACCGTGTCAACTGA
- a CDS encoding UDP-N-acetylmuramoyl-tripeptide--D-alanyl-D-alanine ligase, translating into MIDLTLREIAGITGGRVVGDPSVLVTGDVEYDSRKIGPGGLFLAFAGEKVDGHDYARAAVERGAAAVLGSRDTGVPGVVVEDPLVAVAALARAVVARLHDLTVIGLTGSSGKTTTKDYIGQLLSRIGPTVALPGSLNNELGFPYTVLRASEKHRFLVLEMGARGVGHLRYLTEIARPSIGVVLNIGAAHIGEFGSKEGTALAKGELVEALPSTGVAVLNADDPLVAAMASRTSARVVMVGSTGSLTASDVTLDSAGRASYTLADGTRSGRVHLTTAGEHQVANTLAAGAVALAAGMAFDDLVAALSEVGIASERRMDVYTRPDGVTVVDDSYNANPSSTSAALRALAAMGGGKRTTAVLGFMAELGEHEVSGHAEVGRLAAELGVDRVIAVTGSAGPILDGAAGVDGWRGTGLLADDQAAAIEILRHDLRADDVVLVKGSRYRTWDVADWLRRPEEVQPT; encoded by the coding sequence ATGATCGACCTGACCCTGCGAGAGATCGCCGGGATCACCGGCGGCCGGGTCGTCGGTGACCCGTCGGTGCTCGTCACCGGCGACGTCGAGTACGACTCCCGCAAGATCGGCCCGGGCGGCCTGTTCCTGGCGTTCGCCGGGGAGAAGGTCGACGGCCACGACTACGCGCGGGCCGCCGTCGAGCGGGGCGCCGCCGCGGTGCTCGGCTCCCGGGACACCGGCGTGCCGGGTGTCGTCGTCGAGGACCCGTTGGTCGCGGTGGCCGCCCTGGCCCGGGCCGTGGTCGCCCGGCTCCACGACCTCACCGTGATCGGGCTGACCGGCTCGTCCGGCAAGACCACCACCAAGGACTACATCGGGCAACTGCTGTCCCGGATCGGTCCCACGGTGGCGCTGCCCGGCTCGCTCAACAACGAGCTGGGTTTCCCGTACACCGTGTTGCGGGCCTCCGAGAAGCACCGCTTCCTGGTGCTGGAGATGGGCGCGCGCGGCGTCGGCCACCTCAGGTACCTGACCGAGATCGCCCGCCCGTCGATCGGCGTGGTGCTGAACATCGGCGCCGCCCACATCGGTGAGTTCGGCTCCAAGGAGGGCACCGCACTGGCCAAGGGCGAGCTGGTCGAGGCGCTGCCGTCGACCGGGGTGGCGGTCCTCAACGCCGACGACCCGCTGGTGGCCGCGATGGCGTCGCGCACCTCGGCCCGGGTGGTCATGGTCGGATCGACCGGATCGCTCACCGCCTCGGACGTCACGCTCGACTCGGCCGGGCGGGCGTCGTACACCCTCGCCGACGGCACCCGGTCCGGGCGGGTCCATCTCACCACCGCGGGCGAGCACCAGGTCGCCAACACCCTGGCCGCCGGCGCGGTGGCGCTGGCCGCCGGGATGGCCTTCGACGACCTGGTCGCCGCGCTGAGCGAGGTGGGCATCGCCTCCGAGCGCCGGATGGACGTCTACACCCGGCCGGACGGTGTCACGGTGGTCGACGACTCGTACAACGCCAACCCGTCGTCGACCTCGGCCGCTCTGCGGGCGCTGGCCGCGATGGGTGGCGGCAAGCGCACCACCGCCGTCCTCGGCTTCATGGCCGAGCTCGGCGAGCACGAGGTGTCCGGTCACGCCGAGGTCGGGCGGCTCGCCGCCGAGCTCGGCGTGGACCGGGTGATCGCGGTGACCGGCAGCGCGGGTCCGATCCTGGACGGTGCGGCCGGAGTGGACGGCTGGCGGGGCACGGGGCTCCTCGCCGACGACCAGGCCGCCGCGATCGAGATCCTGCGCCACGACCTGCGCGCCGACGATGTCGTGCTGGTCAAGGGTTCCCGGTACCGGACATGGGACGTCGCCGACTGGTTGCGGCGTCCCGAGGAGGTTCAGCCCACGTGA
- a CDS encoding C40 family peptidase, producing the protein MHEHSSSRRRRASIGTGTVALSLGLCLCAGQLIAASPAAAATTPAVTQVAASAAVPKVTPSIWASSARTLKWGSTLKVTAKVIDPTTHQVAKGTVRLQGYSNGAWRTWDTATVKNGVVSLTAKPTKTVWVRTLFTGTGYNQRGTGSFKVTVKASGAKVLAEAKTHKGALYKYGASGPKRFDCSGFTKYVYKKAAGKSLPHKANSQQKYGTAVAKSKKQIGDLIVFRNGSYGYHAGIYAGNGYVYDSPHTGARVGLHKIWNNNYVVRRLVA; encoded by the coding sequence GTGCACGAACACAGTTCGAGCCGGCGCCGCCGCGCGTCCATCGGCACCGGAACCGTCGCACTGTCCCTGGGTCTCTGCCTCTGTGCCGGGCAGCTGATCGCCGCGTCCCCCGCGGCGGCCGCCACGACCCCCGCTGTCACCCAGGTCGCCGCCTCGGCGGCGGTACCGAAGGTCACACCTTCGATCTGGGCCAGCAGCGCCCGGACCCTCAAGTGGGGTTCCACCCTCAAGGTCACCGCCAAGGTGATCGATCCCACCACCCACCAGGTCGCCAAGGGGACGGTTCGTCTCCAGGGTTACTCCAACGGCGCCTGGCGCACCTGGGACACGGCCACCGTCAAGAACGGCGTGGTGTCGCTGACCGCCAAGCCGACCAAGACCGTCTGGGTCCGGACCCTCTTCACCGGCACCGGCTACAACCAGCGGGGCACCGGCAGTTTCAAGGTGACGGTCAAGGCCAGCGGTGCGAAGGTGCTGGCCGAGGCCAAGACCCACAAGGGTGCGCTGTACAAGTACGGCGCCTCCGGTCCCAAGCGCTTCGACTGCTCGGGCTTCACCAAGTACGTCTACAAGAAGGCGGCCGGCAAGAGCCTGCCGCACAAGGCGAACTCGCAGCAGAAGTACGGCACCGCCGTCGCGAAGAGCAAGAAGCAGATCGGTGACCTGATCGTCTTCCGGAACGGGTCGTACGGGTACCACGCCGGCATCTACGCCGGTAACGGTTACGTCTACGACTCGCCCCACACCGGAGCCCGGGTCGGCCTGCACAAGATCTGGAACAACAACTACGTCGTGCGCCGTCTGGTCGCCTGA
- the mraZ gene encoding division/cell wall cluster transcriptional repressor MraZ, producing MFLGTHTPRLDEKGRLILPAKFRDELAGGVVITKGQERCLYVFPMPEFQRIAGQLRETPVTNKAARAYSRVFFASAHDEVPDKQGRVTIPAHLREYASLGRDLVVIGASTRVEVWDKQAWDDYLSASEEEFADIEEGVLPGGL from the coding sequence ATGTTCCTCGGCACACACACCCCGCGCCTGGACGAGAAGGGCCGGCTGATCCTCCCGGCGAAGTTCCGTGATGAGCTGGCGGGAGGTGTCGTGATCACGAAGGGGCAGGAGCGCTGTCTTTACGTGTTCCCGATGCCGGAGTTCCAGCGCATCGCCGGTCAGCTGCGCGAGACACCGGTCACGAACAAGGCGGCCCGGGCGTATAGCCGGGTCTTCTTCGCGAGCGCGCACGACGAGGTTCCCGACAAGCAGGGCCGGGTGACGATTCCGGCCCATTTGCGGGAGTATGCCAGTCTTGGTCGGGATCTCGTGGTGATCGGTGCGAGCACCCGGGTCGAGGTCTGGGACAAGCAGGCCTGGGATGACTACCTCTCGGCGAGCGAGGAAGAGTTCGCCGACATCGAGGAGGGGGTGCTGCCCGGCGGACTGTAG
- the rsmH gene encoding 16S rRNA (cytosine(1402)-N(4))-methyltransferase RsmH, whose product MGVDMGEPRGTHVPVLLERCLELLDPALTLPGAVHVDFTLGLGGHAEAVLERYPDVVLIGLDRDTEALAHARHRLIRFGDRAHLVHAVYDELPRVLDELEIPAIHSGLFDLGVSSLQLDEADRGFAYAQDAPLDMRMDQSRGMTAEEVVNTYEPGDLVRVLRQYGEEKFAPRIVSSIVRERAKGRITSTARLAELVKDAIPAAARRTGGNPAKRTFQALRIEVNRELEALEGAVPAALDALAPHGRLVVMSYQSLEDRIVKRELTARARSTGPVDLPVELPGTGPSLRLLTRGSEPPSEAEVAANPRAASVKLRAVERIDEQEQASKFEKAFGAGRERPRMSTTRGGRGRIRPGANVEGEGRA is encoded by the coding sequence ATGGGGGTCGACATGGGGGAGCCGCGGGGCACGCACGTGCCGGTGCTGCTCGAGCGCTGCCTCGAGCTGCTGGATCCCGCCCTCACGCTGCCGGGTGCCGTCCACGTCGACTTCACGCTGGGTCTGGGCGGGCACGCCGAGGCGGTCCTGGAGCGGTATCCGGACGTCGTCCTGATCGGACTCGACCGGGACACCGAGGCTCTGGCCCACGCCCGGCACCGACTGATCCGTTTCGGTGATCGCGCGCACCTGGTCCACGCCGTCTACGACGAGCTGCCGCGGGTTCTCGACGAGTTGGAGATCCCGGCGATCCACAGTGGGCTCTTCGACCTCGGGGTCTCGTCGTTGCAGCTGGATGAGGCGGATCGCGGGTTCGCGTACGCGCAGGACGCGCCTCTGGACATGCGGATGGACCAGTCCCGCGGGATGACCGCGGAAGAGGTCGTCAACACGTACGAGCCGGGTGATCTTGTTCGCGTTTTGCGGCAGTACGGCGAGGAGAAGTTCGCGCCACGGATCGTCTCGTCGATCGTGCGGGAGCGGGCGAAGGGGCGGATCACCTCCACGGCGCGGCTGGCCGAGCTGGTGAAGGACGCCATCCCGGCCGCCGCGCGGCGAACGGGTGGAAATCCCGCAAAAAGGACATTCCAGGCACTACGCATTGAGGTGAACAGGGAGCTGGAGGCGCTCGAAGGAGCGGTTCCGGCGGCTTTGGACGCGTTGGCACCCCATGGGCGCCTTGTGGTGATGAGTTATCAATCACTGGAGGACAGGATCGTCAAGCGCGAGCTCACCGCGAGGGCGCGCAGCACCGGGCCGGTCGACCTTCCGGTCGAGCTTCCCGGTACCGGTCCGAGCCTGCGACTGCTGACCCGAGGGTCGGAGCCGCCCAGTGAGGCGGAGGTGGCGGCGAACCCGAGGGCGGCCTCGGTGAAGCTGCGCGCCGTGGAACGGATCGACGAGCAGGAGCAGGCGAGCAAGTTCGAGAAGGCGTTCGGAGCCGGCCGCGAGCGGCCCCGAATGTCTACAACGCGTGGGGGACGAGGGCGGATACGCCCGGGGGCGAATGTAGAGGGGGAGGGACGAGCATGA
- a CDS encoding type 1 glutamine amidotransferase gives MSTEALRIVWIYPDLLSTYGDRGNMLILARRAADRGIPAETYEVRSDQRMPNGADIYLIGGGEDGPQALAAQRLLADGGLHQAVSQGAAVLSICAGYQLLGHSFFAKGAKCAGLGLLDISSDRGETRAVGELRGEVDPRLGLPALTGFENHGGRTHLGAHAAPLARVTAGIGNDGQTEGAWAGKILGTYSHGPALARNPAIADLLLRWATGADRLAPLDDTWADRLRSERLAAASPA, from the coding sequence GTGTCAACTGAGGCCCTGCGGATCGTGTGGATCTACCCCGATCTGCTCTCGACCTATGGCGACCGCGGCAACATGCTGATCCTCGCCCGCCGGGCCGCCGACCGCGGCATCCCGGCCGAGACCTACGAGGTCCGCTCCGACCAGCGGATGCCCAACGGCGCCGACATCTACCTGATCGGCGGCGGTGAGGACGGCCCGCAGGCCCTCGCCGCCCAGCGCCTCCTCGCCGACGGCGGCCTCCACCAGGCCGTCTCCCAGGGCGCCGCGGTCCTCTCCATCTGCGCCGGTTACCAACTCCTCGGCCACTCGTTCTTTGCCAAGGGAGCCAAGTGCGCCGGGCTGGGACTGCTGGACATCTCCTCCGACCGGGGCGAGACCCGGGCGGTCGGTGAACTGCGCGGCGAGGTCGACCCACGGCTCGGGCTGCCCGCGCTGACCGGATTCGAGAACCACGGAGGGCGTACACATCTGGGCGCCCACGCCGCACCGCTGGCCCGGGTGACCGCCGGCATCGGCAACGACGGCCAGACCGAGGGCGCCTGGGCGGGAAAGATCCTCGGCACCTACTCGCACGGCCCGGCGCTCGCCCGCAACCCGGCGATAGCCGATCTGCTACTGCGATGGGCGACCGGCGCGGATAGGCTTGCGCCTCTTGACGACACCTGGGCCGACCGGCTCCGGTCCGAACGGCTCGCCGCGGCAAGCCCGGCATGA